A genome region from Arthrobacter sp. SLBN-100 includes the following:
- the thrC gene encoding threonine synthase yields MAHQWRGVIREYADRLPVTESTRVITLGEGGTPLVRAAKLSELTGSEVYLKVEGMNPTGSFKDRGMTMAMTAAVASGAKAVVCASTGNTSASAAAYATAAGLKCAVLVPEGKISMGKLSQAIAHGATLLQVDGNFDNCLDIARKLGESYPVFLVNSVNPARIQGQKTGAFEIVDALGDAPDIHVLPVGNAGNITAYWKGYQEYSAPFESDTAGTLPAVSTKTPVMWGFQAAGAAPFVAGHPITEPDTIATAIRIGNPASWDGAIGARDESGGLIDAVTDEEILNAHRWLSSREGVFVEPGSAAGVAGLLKKHAAGEVPAGKTIVITVTGHGLKDPQWALRTEDGSDVQPVKVPNDVVTVAAELGLEEK; encoded by the coding sequence GTGGCTCACCAATGGCGCGGCGTCATCCGCGAATATGCTGACCGCCTGCCCGTGACGGAATCCACCAGGGTCATCACCCTGGGCGAGGGCGGCACCCCACTCGTGCGCGCGGCGAAGCTGTCGGAGCTTACCGGCTCGGAAGTGTACCTGAAGGTGGAGGGCATGAACCCCACCGGCTCGTTCAAGGACCGCGGCATGACCATGGCCATGACGGCGGCAGTAGCCTCCGGAGCCAAGGCCGTTGTCTGCGCTTCCACCGGCAACACCTCCGCCTCTGCTGCAGCTTACGCAACGGCGGCGGGCCTGAAGTGCGCCGTCCTGGTGCCTGAAGGCAAGATCTCCATGGGCAAGCTCAGCCAGGCCATCGCCCACGGTGCCACTTTGCTGCAGGTGGACGGCAACTTTGACAACTGCCTCGACATCGCCCGGAAACTGGGGGAGTCCTACCCGGTCTTCCTGGTCAACTCGGTGAACCCGGCGCGCATTCAGGGGCAGAAAACCGGCGCGTTCGAGATCGTGGACGCGCTGGGCGACGCCCCGGACATCCACGTCCTGCCCGTCGGCAACGCGGGCAACATCACCGCCTACTGGAAGGGCTACCAGGAGTACTCCGCTCCGTTCGAGTCCGACACCGCAGGCACGCTGCCGGCCGTCTCCACCAAAACCCCTGTTATGTGGGGCTTCCAGGCTGCAGGGGCTGCGCCCTTCGTTGCCGGCCACCCCATCACCGAGCCCGATACCATCGCCACGGCCATCCGGATCGGCAACCCCGCTTCCTGGGACGGCGCCATTGGTGCCCGTGACGAATCCGGCGGACTGATCGACGCCGTCACCGACGAGGAAATCCTCAACGCCCACCGCTGGCTGTCATCGCGTGAAGGCGTCTTTGTGGAGCCGGGTTCCGCGGCCGGCGTGGCGGGACTGCTGAAGAAGCACGCCGCCGGCGAGGTGCCGGCCGGCAAGACCATCGTCATCACGGTCACCGGCCACGGCCTCAAGGATCCCCAGTGGGCGCTGCGCACCGAGGACGGCAGCGACGTCCAGCCGGTCAAGGTCCCCAACGATGTTGTTACCGTTGCTGCCGAATTGGGACTGGAAGAAAAGTAG
- the prmC gene encoding peptide chain release factor N(5)-glutamine methyltransferase, which yields MTFGPGQSLADAVTEATAILREAGVPSPRVDAELLADHLLNVGLGRLRAMMLGDTPAPVGYEALVAERASRVPLQHITGVAHFRYLELAVGPGVFIPRPETESVVQLVIDHVKDMAHPRIVDLGTGSGAIAGSIAHEVPGAEVHAVEFSPFAHAWASKNLAPLGVHLVLGDLRNALQELNGTFDVVVSNPPYIPAEAIPNEPEVALHDPPEALYGGGADGMELPTAAAASAARLLVPGGYFVMEHAEVQAEWIAAMLGRSGSWTRITTHRDLNGKERATSAVLPDQTIRNERMGQ from the coding sequence ATGACATTCGGGCCAGGCCAGTCGCTCGCTGATGCCGTCACCGAGGCCACAGCCATCCTGCGGGAGGCCGGTGTGCCGAGCCCGCGCGTGGACGCGGAGCTGCTTGCCGACCACCTGCTGAACGTGGGGCTGGGCCGGCTACGCGCCATGATGCTCGGTGATACGCCTGCACCTGTTGGCTACGAAGCCCTCGTGGCCGAGCGCGCCAGCAGGGTCCCGCTCCAGCACATCACCGGCGTGGCGCATTTCCGCTACCTCGAGCTGGCCGTGGGGCCCGGCGTGTTCATTCCCCGGCCGGAGACCGAATCCGTGGTCCAGCTGGTCATTGACCACGTCAAGGACATGGCCCACCCCCGGATCGTCGACCTGGGAACCGGGTCCGGCGCCATCGCGGGCTCCATCGCCCACGAAGTGCCCGGCGCCGAGGTGCACGCGGTGGAATTCAGCCCCTTCGCCCACGCGTGGGCGTCCAAAAACCTCGCACCCCTGGGCGTGCACCTCGTCCTGGGGGACCTGCGGAACGCACTGCAGGAACTGAACGGAACCTTCGACGTCGTGGTTTCCAACCCGCCGTACATCCCGGCGGAGGCCATCCCCAACGAGCCCGAGGTGGCCCTGCATGACCCGCCGGAAGCGCTGTACGGCGGGGGCGCGGACGGCATGGAACTTCCGACGGCGGCAGCCGCCTCGGCTGCCCGGCTGCTGGTACCCGGCGGCTACTTCGTGATGGAACACGCAGAGGTCCAGGCAGAGTGGATCGCGGCGATGCTGGGCAGGTCAGGATCCTGGACCAGGATCACCACCCACCGGGACCTCAACGGCAAGGAGCGCGCCACCAGCGCCGTGCTCCCGGACCAGACCATACGGAATGAAAGAATGGGCCAGTGA
- a CDS encoding glycosyltransferase encodes MQPKVAVAAVTFDRHEELALLLKGLAAQTAPIHSIALVDSGTEPATAVVNAGGAQNINYLRSEANLGGAGGFAYAILAAMASGAEWIWMMDDDGHPEDASCLAELLRTAEEHQLDIISPLVAATADPNRLSFNFRINGLLTNDRSRLAPMGYLPDMVHFFNGALIRTEVFYRIGIPDVKFFIRGDEVDFLSRVKKAGLKYGTLATVAVQHPATWTEMKPVFGGFITPVIPEGEFKRYCYFRNRGYLTRKYRNLRWFSADIIGFPYYFLKTGDLKGLAHWFRAYSTGFRGKGFGSPADLMSANR; translated from the coding sequence ATGCAGCCCAAAGTCGCCGTCGCGGCCGTAACCTTTGACCGCCACGAGGAGCTTGCCCTGCTCCTGAAGGGCCTCGCCGCCCAGACCGCGCCGATCCATTCGATCGCCCTGGTGGACTCCGGCACTGAGCCGGCCACCGCCGTCGTCAATGCCGGGGGAGCGCAGAATATTAACTACCTGCGTTCCGAGGCCAATCTCGGCGGCGCGGGCGGCTTTGCGTACGCCATCCTGGCGGCCATGGCCAGCGGCGCCGAGTGGATCTGGATGATGGACGACGACGGCCACCCCGAAGATGCCAGCTGCCTGGCCGAGCTGCTCCGCACCGCCGAGGAGCACCAGCTGGACATCATCAGCCCATTGGTAGCCGCCACGGCAGACCCCAACCGGCTGTCCTTCAATTTCCGCATCAACGGGCTGCTGACCAACGACCGCTCACGGCTGGCGCCGATGGGATACTTGCCGGACATGGTGCACTTCTTCAACGGTGCGCTGATCCGGACCGAGGTTTTCTACCGGATCGGCATTCCGGATGTGAAGTTCTTCATCCGCGGCGACGAAGTCGACTTCCTGTCGCGCGTGAAAAAGGCCGGGCTGAAGTACGGCACCCTCGCCACAGTCGCGGTGCAGCACCCAGCCACCTGGACCGAGATGAAACCGGTGTTCGGCGGGTTCATCACCCCCGTCATCCCCGAGGGTGAGTTCAAGCGCTACTGCTACTTCCGCAACCGGGGCTACCTGACCCGCAAGTACCGGAACCTGCGCTGGTTCAGCGCGGACATCATCGGCTTCCCCTACTACTTCCTGAAGACCGGAGACCTCAAAGGCCTGGCGCACTGGTTCAGAGCCTATTCGACCGGCTTCCGCGGCAAGGGCTTCGGCTCACCTGCAGACCTTATGTCCGCCAACCGCTAG
- the thrB gene encoding homoserine kinase, producing the protein MDTTSQAAVDLQLIEAGQRVTVRVPATTANLGPGYDSLGLALALHDTLMVESLESEELLFDLTGEGAETLPRDASHLVIRAMEAAFERLGFRHGGLKVTAENVVPHGRGLGSSASAVVAAISAANALVPEASRRGKDWILQLTSELEGHPDNVAPAIFGGLALSWQDSDQYSSTSATVSGTVVPVVAVPDFELSTETARALLPASVGHHAAAMNAGRAALLIHALTTKPEFLLAGTEDYLHQSYRAEAMRPSAALISALRAAGHAAVVSGAGPTVLVLAEGQAEAGDVVTFIEEFAAANTPDTGWRVLKLAVDVEGAKVELHRR; encoded by the coding sequence TTGGACACCACCTCGCAGGCCGCCGTGGATCTGCAGCTTATTGAAGCCGGACAGCGCGTCACAGTCCGCGTTCCTGCCACCACCGCCAACCTTGGTCCGGGCTACGACAGCCTGGGCCTTGCCCTGGCGCTGCATGACACGCTGATGGTGGAGAGCCTCGAATCAGAGGAGCTCCTGTTCGACCTCACTGGCGAGGGGGCTGAAACGCTGCCACGCGATGCCAGCCATCTGGTCATCAGGGCGATGGAGGCCGCTTTCGAACGGCTCGGCTTCCGGCACGGCGGCCTCAAGGTGACCGCGGAAAATGTTGTTCCCCACGGCCGCGGCCTGGGCTCCTCGGCGTCGGCCGTGGTGGCCGCCATTTCGGCGGCGAACGCCCTGGTGCCGGAGGCCAGCCGGCGGGGGAAGGATTGGATCCTCCAGCTGACCAGCGAGCTTGAGGGACACCCGGACAATGTGGCACCGGCCATTTTCGGCGGACTGGCGCTGTCGTGGCAGGACAGTGACCAGTACAGCAGCACTAGTGCCACTGTGTCCGGAACTGTTGTTCCTGTCGTCGCGGTTCCGGACTTCGAGCTGTCCACGGAAACCGCCCGGGCGCTTCTTCCGGCATCCGTGGGACACCACGCCGCTGCCATGAACGCCGGGCGCGCCGCCCTGTTGATTCACGCCCTGACCACCAAACCCGAATTCCTGCTCGCCGGTACCGAGGACTACCTCCACCAGAGTTACCGGGCAGAAGCCATGCGCCCCAGCGCTGCGCTGATCTCGGCACTCCGCGCAGCCGGGCATGCAGCAGTCGTTTCCGGTGCCGGGCCCACCGTGCTGGTCCTGGCTGAGGGTCAGGCTGAAGCCGGCGACGTCGTCACTTTCATCGAGGAGTTCGCCGCAGCGAACACGCCGGACACAGGATGGCGCGTACTGAAGCTGGCAGTGGACGTTGAAGGTGCTAAGGTGGAACTGCACCGGCGGTAA
- the rho gene encoding transcription termination factor Rho translates to MTETTELSPAVELSSVAESPAAPAKSSGLAGLKLAQLQALASQLGISGGSRMRKGDLVSAISAHRAGTPMTKAPAKTAAKAVDRVSAPAVAAPVDAAPAVSAPAAAETTEAPAEGTRTRGRGRSRRAVSDGVVAQAAAETAAEAPAAPVEAPAAGEAPEAAEGAAERRQPRTRNRRRGEAAAATPQAAETAEAPAEQADAEERTAEPRNGEQRTAEPRTTEPRTTEPRTAERTEAEETGQRTDRREGGRGRGRDTREGGDSSRDNAGSREAGQREGARRDDNRDNRDSEDADGGSRRNRRNRRDRNDRNDRSGGQDRDSSPRNDRFRDRNDRRRGRAQGPDVDDVEVTEDDVLLPVAGILDVLENYAFIRTSGYLPGPNDVYVSLAQVKKYNLRKGDAVVGAIRAPRDGEDRSQQSNRQKFNALVRVTSVNGKTAEELKDRVEFAKLVPLYPSERLRLETDPKKIGPRVIDLVAPIGKGQRGLIVSPPKAGKTLILQSIANAITTNNPEVHLMMVLVDERPEEVTDMQRTVKGEVIASTFDRPADDHTTVAELSIERAKRLVEMGMDVVVLLDSMTRLGRAYNLAAPASGRILSGGVDSAALYPPKRFFGAARNIENGGSLTILATALVETGSKMDEVIFEEFKGTGNMELRLSRQLADKRIFPAVDVNASGTRREENLLSPEEVKIMWKLRRVLSGLETQQSLELLTNKIRETQSNVEFLMQVQKTTLGAKSDNDK, encoded by the coding sequence GTGACCGAAACCACTGAGCTGTCGCCAGCTGTGGAACTATCTTCTGTTGCCGAATCGCCGGCAGCACCCGCCAAGAGCAGCGGCCTTGCCGGCCTGAAGCTCGCCCAGCTGCAGGCACTCGCCAGCCAGCTCGGTATCTCCGGTGGTTCCCGGATGCGCAAGGGGGACCTGGTTTCCGCCATCTCCGCCCACCGCGCCGGCACTCCCATGACCAAGGCCCCGGCCAAGACAGCCGCAAAGGCTGTGGACAGGGTGTCCGCACCGGCAGTTGCAGCCCCTGTTGATGCTGCTCCCGCAGTGTCCGCTCCGGCCGCGGCAGAAACCACGGAAGCCCCGGCCGAAGGCACGCGGACCCGCGGCCGCGGCCGCAGCCGCCGTGCCGTAAGTGACGGAGTCGTTGCCCAGGCAGCTGCTGAAACCGCTGCCGAAGCCCCTGCCGCTCCGGTTGAGGCTCCCGCCGCTGGGGAAGCTCCCGAAGCGGCTGAAGGCGCCGCCGAGCGCCGCCAGCCCCGCACCCGCAACCGCCGGCGTGGCGAAGCAGCCGCGGCAACGCCGCAGGCCGCTGAAACCGCTGAGGCACCGGCTGAGCAGGCCGATGCCGAGGAACGCACCGCAGAGCCGCGCAATGGTGAACAGCGCACTGCAGAGCCGCGCACCACTGAACCGCGCACCACTGAACCGCGCACCGCCGAACGCACTGAAGCCGAAGAAACCGGCCAGCGCACCGACCGCCGCGAAGGCGGGCGCGGCCGTGGCCGCGACACCCGTGAAGGCGGCGACAGCAGCCGGGACAACGCCGGCAGCCGCGAGGCGGGCCAGCGTGAAGGTGCCCGCCGCGATGACAACCGCGACAACCGCGACAGCGAAGACGCCGACGGCGGCAGCCGCCGCAACCGCCGCAACCGGCGCGACCGGAATGACCGCAATGACCGCTCGGGCGGCCAGGACCGGGACAGCAGCCCGCGCAACGACCGCTTCCGCGACCGCAACGACCGCCGGCGTGGACGCGCCCAGGGACCCGACGTCGACGACGTCGAGGTCACCGAGGACGACGTCCTGCTGCCCGTTGCAGGCATCCTCGACGTCCTGGAGAACTACGCGTTCATCCGCACCTCCGGCTACCTGCCCGGCCCGAACGACGTCTACGTCTCCCTGGCACAGGTCAAGAAGTACAACCTCCGCAAGGGCGACGCCGTTGTTGGCGCGATCCGCGCACCCCGCGATGGCGAGGACCGCAGCCAGCAGTCGAACCGCCAGAAGTTCAACGCCCTGGTCCGCGTCACCTCGGTCAACGGCAAGACCGCCGAGGAACTCAAGGACCGCGTCGAATTCGCCAAGCTGGTTCCGCTCTACCCGTCAGAGCGCCTGCGCCTCGAGACCGATCCCAAGAAGATCGGCCCCCGCGTCATCGACCTCGTTGCCCCCATCGGCAAGGGCCAGCGCGGCCTGATCGTGTCCCCGCCCAAGGCCGGCAAGACCCTCATCCTGCAGTCCATCGCCAACGCGATCACCACCAACAACCCTGAGGTCCACCTCATGATGGTGCTCGTTGACGAACGTCCCGAAGAAGTCACGGACATGCAGCGCACCGTCAAGGGTGAGGTCATTGCCTCCACCTTCGACCGTCCGGCCGACGACCACACCACTGTGGCCGAGCTCTCGATCGAACGCGCCAAGCGCCTCGTTGAAATGGGCATGGACGTGGTGGTCCTGCTGGATTCCATGACCCGGCTGGGCCGCGCCTACAACCTGGCAGCACCGGCCTCCGGCCGCATCCTGTCCGGTGGTGTGGATTCTGCAGCGCTGTACCCGCCCAAGCGCTTCTTCGGTGCAGCCCGCAACATCGAAAACGGCGGCTCGCTCACCATCCTGGCTACCGCCCTTGTGGAAACCGGCTCCAAGATGGACGAAGTCATCTTCGAAGAGTTCAAGGGCACCGGCAACATGGAGCTCCGCCTGTCCCGCCAGCTGGCAGACAAGCGCATCTTCCCGGCCGTGGACGTCAACGCGTCCGGCACCCGCCGCGAGGAGAACCTGCTCTCGCCCGAGGAAGTCAAGATCATGTGGAAGCTGCGCCGCGTCCTCTCCGGACTCGAAACCCAGCAGAGCCTTGAACTCCTGACCAACAAGATCCGGGAGACCCAGAGCAACGTTGAGTTCCTGATGCAGGTCCAGAAGACGACGCTTGGCGCGAAGTCGGATAACGACAAATAG
- a CDS encoding glycosyltransferase, with the protein MENLYAVVVTYNRADFLRNLLDSFGRLDTAPTRILVLDNASSDHTPDVVAQATAAGLPIQYERLDRNVGGAGGFSRGVELALESGAEWLWLMDDDVEVLPGAVEALEKFTPEYSCMIGRRYDANGKPFFWQHHFVEALGIFLPVSRDVFRHSDVFRTNVGNFEGMLINASVARSIGLPDPRFFITWDDLIYGWLAAQETPVVYVNAFVIKKVRAQRQVDLGLRHLNDSSDLSRRYVMRNRGHVAHYLRAHGKFNPAGFAAGTALTFLKELVRLVLVERTLKGAAALWRGWRESRTILADVGWKPMPPLPGYPGSGTRSD; encoded by the coding sequence GTGGAGAACCTGTACGCCGTCGTCGTCACTTACAACCGGGCCGACTTCCTGCGCAACCTGCTCGATTCCTTCGGCCGGCTGGACACCGCACCCACGCGGATCCTGGTGCTGGACAACGCCAGCAGCGACCATACGCCGGACGTCGTCGCACAGGCCACCGCGGCCGGGCTGCCCATCCAGTACGAACGGCTGGACCGGAACGTCGGCGGTGCGGGCGGGTTCTCGCGCGGCGTGGAACTGGCGCTGGAATCCGGCGCCGAATGGCTGTGGCTGATGGACGACGACGTCGAAGTGCTTCCCGGCGCGGTGGAAGCCCTGGAGAAGTTCACGCCGGAATACTCCTGCATGATCGGCCGCCGGTACGACGCCAACGGTAAACCGTTTTTCTGGCAGCACCACTTTGTCGAGGCGCTGGGCATTTTCCTGCCCGTCTCCCGCGACGTGTTCCGGCATTCGGACGTCTTCCGGACCAACGTGGGAAACTTCGAAGGCATGCTCATCAACGCCTCCGTGGCCCGGAGCATCGGCCTGCCGGACCCGCGGTTCTTCATCACCTGGGACGACCTCATCTACGGTTGGCTTGCCGCGCAGGAAACGCCCGTGGTGTACGTGAACGCCTTTGTCATTAAGAAGGTCCGCGCCCAGCGGCAAGTGGACCTGGGACTGCGCCACCTCAATGATTCGTCCGACCTGAGCCGACGCTACGTGATGCGCAACCGGGGGCACGTGGCGCATTACCTGCGGGCCCACGGCAAATTCAACCCGGCCGGTTTCGCGGCGGGTACGGCACTGACCTTCCTGAAGGAACTTGTCCGGCTGGTCCTCGTTGAGCGGACCCTCAAAGGGGCCGCTGCGCTCTGGCGCGGATGGCGCGAATCGCGGACTATTCTTGCCGACGTCGGCTGGAAACCCATGCCGCCGCTGCCGGGGTATCCGGGCAGCGGAACCCGAAGCGATTAG
- a CDS encoding L-threonylcarbamoyladenylate synthase, with protein sequence MTTTYNCTSDDERARGLEHAQRAVSEKKCVVLPTDTVYGIGADAFSPQAVTMLLVSKGRSRTMPPPVLIPRINALDGLATEVSADARKLAEAFWPGGLTLILHAQPSLDWDLGETKGTVALRMPADEIALELLTLTGPLAVSSANRTGQAPGQTAAAAREQLAESVEVYLEGGFRPREGEAAVPSTIVDATGPLLRVVRNGAVSLEQLREQVPGVLGLGEIPMAAEEPAEPEAPAPTAAGSSAVSTTDNNTGN encoded by the coding sequence GTGACCACAACCTATAACTGCACCAGTGACGACGAGCGTGCCCGGGGCCTGGAGCATGCCCAGCGTGCTGTCAGTGAGAAGAAGTGCGTCGTGCTCCCCACCGACACGGTGTACGGGATCGGCGCCGACGCTTTTTCGCCGCAGGCCGTCACCATGCTGCTGGTATCGAAAGGGCGCAGCCGCACCATGCCTCCGCCCGTGCTGATTCCGCGCATCAACGCCCTCGACGGGCTCGCCACCGAGGTGTCGGCTGACGCCCGCAAGCTTGCCGAGGCATTCTGGCCCGGCGGATTGACGCTGATCCTTCATGCCCAGCCGTCGCTGGACTGGGACCTGGGCGAAACCAAGGGGACGGTGGCGCTGCGCATGCCCGCCGACGAAATCGCCCTCGAGCTGCTGACGCTGACCGGCCCGCTCGCCGTTTCCTCTGCCAACCGCACCGGCCAGGCACCGGGACAAACGGCCGCCGCAGCCCGCGAGCAGCTTGCAGAGTCCGTTGAGGTCTACCTTGAGGGCGGCTTCCGGCCGCGGGAAGGCGAGGCCGCCGTACCCTCCACCATCGTGGACGCCACCGGCCCCCTCCTGCGCGTGGTCCGCAACGGAGCGGTGAGCCTGGAACAGCTCCGGGAACAGGTTCCGGGTGTCCTGGGACTCGGCGAGATTCCCATGGCAGCGGAAGAACCAGCGGAGCCGGAGGCTCCAGCACCTACCGCTGCCGGCAGCAGTGCCGTCAGTACCACCGACAACAACACGGGGAACTGA
- the prfA gene encoding peptide chain release factor 1, with translation MFESVQGLLDEHDAIQAQLGDPAVYADQRLARKLGRRSAQLNGIVEAYHKWEGIRDDLAAAREMADEDPEFAAEVPELEAALETAAAKLRRLLIPRDPDDARNVILEVKGGEGGDEAALFAGDLLRMYTRYAESRGWKTEIISATESDLGGYKDVQVAVKGSSNDPAEGVYARLKFEGGVHRVQRVPVTESQGRIHTSAAGVLVLPEVDEPEELEINQNDLKIDVYRSSGPGGQSVNTTDSAVRITHLPTGIVVAMQNEKSQLQNREAGMRVLRARILAHQQEQIDAENSAQRKSQIRTMDRSERIRTYNYPENRIADHRTGYKAYNLDQVMNGDLEPVIQSAIEMDEQARLDAIGD, from the coding sequence ATGTTTGAGTCCGTACAGGGCCTGCTTGATGAGCATGATGCTATCCAGGCGCAGCTGGGGGATCCTGCTGTTTATGCTGATCAGCGGCTTGCCCGGAAGCTTGGGCGGCGTTCGGCTCAGCTCAATGGCATTGTGGAGGCTTATCACAAGTGGGAAGGCATCCGTGATGACCTTGCTGCTGCCAGGGAAATGGCGGACGAGGATCCCGAGTTCGCTGCCGAGGTGCCCGAACTGGAAGCTGCCCTGGAAACTGCTGCGGCGAAACTGCGCCGACTGCTCATCCCGCGCGATCCTGACGACGCCCGCAACGTGATCCTCGAGGTCAAGGGCGGCGAAGGCGGCGACGAAGCTGCCCTGTTCGCCGGCGACCTCCTGCGCATGTACACCCGGTACGCGGAATCGCGCGGCTGGAAGACTGAAATCATCTCCGCCACCGAGTCGGACCTTGGCGGCTACAAGGACGTCCAGGTGGCCGTGAAGGGCAGCTCGAATGATCCCGCCGAGGGCGTGTACGCCCGGCTGAAGTTCGAGGGCGGCGTGCACCGGGTGCAGCGGGTTCCCGTGACGGAATCCCAGGGCCGCATCCACACGTCTGCCGCCGGCGTGCTCGTTCTGCCTGAAGTGGACGAGCCTGAAGAGCTTGAGATCAACCAGAACGACCTCAAGATTGACGTTTACCGCTCCTCCGGCCCTGGCGGCCAGTCCGTGAACACCACCGACTCCGCTGTGCGCATCACCCACCTCCCCACGGGCATCGTGGTGGCCATGCAGAACGAAAAATCCCAGCTGCAGAACCGCGAGGCCGGCATGCGCGTGCTCCGCGCACGCATCCTGGCCCACCAGCAGGAGCAGATCGACGCCGAAAACTCGGCCCAGCGGAAGTCGCAAATCCGCACCATGGACCGCTCGGAGCGCATCCGCACCTACAACTACCCCGAAAATCGCATCGCGGACCACCGCACCGGCTACAAGGCGTACAACCTGGACCAGGTCATGAACGGCGACCTGGAACCGGTCATCCAGTCCGCGATCGAGATGGACGAACAGGCGCGCCTGGACGCCATCGGCGACTAG
- a CDS encoding homoserine dehydrogenase gives MSELRTLKVALLGCGNVGAQVARILIEDADALAARTGAHLQLSGIAVRNVNAARDVELPQELFTTDAETLVKDADLVIELMGGIEPARTLILSALRNGACVVTGNKALLAQDGPTLYEEADKAHVQLSYEAAVAGAIPILRPIRDSLSGDRITRVLGIVNGTTNYILDQMDSTGAQFADALAEAQRLGYAEADPTADIEGHDAAAKAAILASLSFHTRFALENVHCEGITSVSAADIAAAKDAGFVIKLLAIAEKLVDAEGNEGVSVRVHPTLLPREHPLAAVHGAFNAVFIEAENAGELMFYGQGAGGTPTASAVLGDLVSAARRLVLGGPGRTETTTGHVPALPIDAAITSYYIGLDVADQPGVLARIAQLFAEHGVSIEIMRQTIHRDAESNVESAELRIVTHRASEAALAATVEAVKALDVINSVTSVLRVEGV, from the coding sequence ATGTCTGAATTGCGAACCCTGAAAGTGGCCCTGCTGGGCTGTGGCAACGTTGGGGCCCAGGTTGCGCGGATTCTCATTGAGGACGCCGACGCCCTTGCCGCCCGGACCGGTGCACACCTGCAGCTCAGTGGGATTGCGGTGCGCAACGTCAACGCAGCCCGGGACGTGGAACTGCCCCAGGAACTGTTCACCACTGACGCCGAGACCCTGGTCAAGGACGCAGACCTGGTGATCGAACTGATGGGCGGCATCGAACCTGCCCGGACGCTGATCCTTTCCGCGCTGCGCAACGGCGCCTGCGTGGTCACCGGAAACAAGGCCCTCCTTGCCCAGGATGGTCCCACCCTTTATGAAGAGGCTGACAAGGCCCACGTCCAGCTGTCCTATGAAGCTGCGGTGGCCGGGGCCATCCCCATCCTGCGCCCCATCCGCGACAGCCTGTCCGGCGACCGGATCACCCGCGTGCTGGGCATCGTCAACGGCACCACCAACTACATCCTGGACCAGATGGATTCCACCGGGGCCCAGTTTGCGGATGCCCTGGCCGAAGCCCAGCGCCTCGGTTATGCGGAAGCAGACCCCACCGCCGACATCGAGGGCCACGACGCCGCCGCGAAGGCAGCCATCCTCGCCTCCCTCTCGTTCCACACCCGGTTCGCCCTCGAGAACGTGCACTGCGAAGGCATCACCTCCGTGAGCGCCGCTGACATCGCCGCTGCGAAGGATGCCGGCTTTGTGATCAAGCTGCTGGCCATCGCCGAAAAGCTGGTTGACGCCGAGGGGAACGAGGGCGTGTCCGTGCGCGTGCACCCCACCCTCCTGCCGCGCGAACACCCGCTGGCCGCCGTCCACGGTGCCTTCAACGCCGTGTTCATCGAAGCCGAGAACGCCGGTGAGCTGATGTTCTACGGGCAGGGTGCCGGCGGAACCCCGACGGCGTCTGCCGTGCTGGGCGACCTCGTTTCGGCTGCCCGGCGCCTGGTCCTTGGTGGTCCGGGACGCACGGAGACCACCACAGGGCACGTGCCGGCACTGCCCATCGACGCCGCCATCACCAGCTACTACATCGGCCTCGACGTTGCGGACCAGCCCGGCGTCTTAGCCAGAATCGCCCAACTGTTTGCCGAGCACGGCGTTTCCATCGAAATCATGCGGCAGACCATCCACCGCGACGCCGAGTCCAATGTGGAGTCGGCCGAACTGCGGATCGTCACCCACCGCGCGTCAGAGGCTGCCCTCGCGGCCACCGTCGAGGCCGTGAAGGCCCTGGACGTCATCAATTCAGTTACATCCGTTCTGCGGGTAGAAGGAGTCTAA